A stretch of Bacteroidota bacterium DNA encodes these proteins:
- a CDS encoding CusA/CzcA family heavy metal efflux RND transporter codes for MLDKIIAFSIKNKFIIGLMTFALIIWGVWSATKLPIDAVPDITNNQVQIITVCPTLAGQEVEQLVTYPIEQSIANLPDLEELRSISRFGLSVITVVFDDKVDIYFARQLINERLKEAESKIPKGVGTPELAPVSTGLGEVYQYIIHPKKGSESKYTAMDLRTMQDWIVARQLYGTAGIAEVNSFGGQLKQYEVAVNPDRLIAMGITIPEIFTALEKNNENTGGAYIDKKPNAYFIRGVGLISSFDDIKNIVVKTNPNGIPILIKDVAEVQFGSAVRYGAMTYNGEVDAVGGVVMMLKGANSADVVSRIKDKMATIQKSLPKDIVIEPFLDRTDLVNRAISTVKKNLIEGALIVIFVLVLFLGNLRAGLIVASAIPLSMLFALGLMNVFDVSANLMSLGAIDFGLIVDGAVIIVEATLHHLGMRKAIGKLSQQEMDNEVFVSASKIRSSAAFGEIIILIVYIPILTLVGIEGKMFSPMAQTVSFAIFGALILSLTYIPMMCAAFLSKNISHKQTLSDRMMNFFQRIYAPLLEKAIRFKKVIVGVTVAVFVVSVFLFSKMGGEFIPTLQEGDFAFHCILPQGTSLSQSLETSMQASRLIKEFDEVKMVVGKTGAAEVPTDPMPPEATDMMIILKPQSEWKRDISYDELAEEFEEKLNTIPGVFFEKNQPIQMRFNELMTGIRQDVAVKIFGENMDTLLSYANKVNAVVQSVDGATEPSVERVAGLPQIVIKYNRSQIANYGLNIEDINHIVSTSFAGGSAGVVYENERKFDLVVRLDSTHRNNIDDVSHLYIPTTNGTQIPLSQVAEIKMELGPAQISREDGKRRIVVGFNVKGRDVESVVTDIQKELSEKVKLPEGYYYTYGGTFENLQAASKRLMIALPVALALIFMLLYFTFSSVKQATLIYTAIPMSAIGGVFALLIRDMPFSISAGIGFIALFGVAVLNGIVLIGTFNQLEKDGMTNILERIKEGTKIRLRPVLMTATVASLGFLPMALSHGAGAEVQKPLATVVIGGLLTATFLTLFVLPLLYVMFSKIKKSKIKVSATSILVFVLLSFNAANAQTPTTKPISVEDALSTAMKNNLEIQSQQLNVQSSTLLKKSVFELPKTNVNLQYGQYNSINQDLGFQINQSIPFPTYYSAKSGLYKAELQGSQLQQQATANEIKAQVQYWYYQLQYLQTTKKQLQSLDSLYNDFVNAAALRYKTGETNLLEKTTAETKRGQLSLLLKQNETDYSTAYNSLKTLMNTREEFTIENSGNFQPLVMSNSFDTTLIVNNPSLKVLYQQAVIAEQNKKVETASAMPDLNVGYFNQSLIGVQNINGADVNFDGSKRFQGFNVGLSIPITFFSNASKVKSLSYKQQALQTEADNGKLILQSQLQNAFQQYNQNLSQYNYYKSTALPNAEIIISTAKVGFKSGDIGYIEYLQALQTATDVQLSYLQSVNQINQSIININFLINK; via the coding sequence CAAGAGGTTGAACAGTTAGTAACTTACCCAATAGAACAAAGCATTGCCAACCTTCCCGACTTGGAAGAGTTGCGGAGCATTTCCCGTTTCGGACTTTCGGTAATTACCGTTGTGTTTGACGATAAAGTGGACATCTACTTTGCCCGACAACTGATTAACGAACGACTAAAGGAAGCCGAAAGCAAAATCCCCAAAGGTGTTGGCACACCAGAATTAGCACCAGTAAGCACAGGTTTGGGTGAAGTGTATCAATACATTATTCACCCAAAAAAAGGAAGCGAAAGCAAATACACAGCTATGGATTTGCGGACAATGCAGGACTGGATTGTAGCCCGACAACTTTACGGAACGGCAGGAATTGCGGAAGTAAACAGCTTTGGCGGACAACTCAAACAATACGAAGTTGCCGTAAATCCCGACCGACTTATTGCAATGGGAATAACAATTCCCGAAATTTTTACCGCCTTAGAAAAGAATAATGAAAATACAGGCGGGGCATACATTGACAAAAAACCAAATGCCTATTTCATTCGTGGAGTTGGTTTGATTAGTTCGTTTGACGACATCAAAAATATTGTTGTAAAAACAAACCCTAACGGCATTCCAATCCTGATAAAAGATGTTGCTGAAGTGCAATTTGGTAGTGCAGTCCGTTACGGTGCTATGACCTACAACGGTGAAGTAGATGCAGTAGGTGGAGTTGTAATGATGCTGAAAGGTGCGAATAGTGCCGATGTGGTTAGTCGTATCAAAGATAAAATGGCAACCATTCAAAAATCATTGCCTAAAGACATAGTAATAGAACCTTTCTTAGATAGAACCGATTTGGTAAACCGTGCAATTTCAACGGTAAAAAAAAACCTGATTGAAGGAGCTTTAATAGTAATCTTCGTTTTAGTTCTGTTTCTTGGAAATCTTCGTGCAGGATTGATTGTGGCTTCTGCCATTCCTTTATCAATGTTGTTTGCTTTGGGCTTAATGAATGTATTTGATGTTTCGGCAAACCTTATGAGTTTAGGAGCAATTGACTTTGGTTTAATTGTAGACGGTGCAGTAATTATTGTCGAAGCCACTTTGCACCATTTAGGAATGCGAAAAGCAATAGGCAAACTTTCACAACAAGAAATGGATAATGAAGTTTTTGTTTCGGCATCTAAAATTCGAAGCAGTGCAGCCTTTGGAGAAATAATTATCCTTATTGTTTATATTCCTATTCTTACCTTGGTTGGCATTGAAGGCAAAATGTTTAGCCCAATGGCTCAAACCGTTTCCTTCGCCATTTTTGGAGCGTTGATTTTATCGCTTACCTACATTCCAATGATGTGTGCAGCGTTCCTTTCTAAAAACATTTCGCACAAACAAACATTGAGCGATAGAATGATGAACTTTTTCCAACGCATTTATGCACCACTATTAGAAAAAGCAATCCGTTTCAAAAAAGTAATTGTAGGTGTAACTGTTGCCGTATTTGTGGTTTCCGTGTTTCTGTTTTCAAAAATGGGCGGTGAGTTTATCCCAACTTTACAAGAAGGCGATTTTGCTTTTCATTGCATATTACCGCAAGGCACATCACTTTCACAAAGTTTGGAAACTTCTATGCAAGCATCAAGACTAATCAAAGAATTTGATGAAGTAAAAATGGTAGTCGGAAAAACAGGAGCAGCCGAAGTTCCAACAGACCCAATGCCGCCTGAAGCCACGGATATGATGATAATTTTAAAACCGCAAAGCGAATGGAAACGTGATATTTCGTATGATGAATTGGCAGAAGAATTTGAAGAGAAACTGAACACCATTCCCGGGGTATTTTTTGAGAAAAATCAGCCCATACAAATGCGGTTCAACGAACTTATGACAGGTATTCGCCAAGATGTTGCCGTTAAAATTTTCGGTGAAAATATGGACACACTTTTAAGCTATGCCAATAAGGTAAATGCAGTTGTTCAAAGTGTGGACGGTGCAACAGAACCAAGCGTTGAAAGGGTTGCAGGTTTACCGCAAATCGTAATCAAATACAACCGTTCGCAAATTGCCAATTACGGTTTAAACATTGAGGACATCAACCACATTGTTTCTACTTCTTTTGCTGGTGGAAGTGCAGGAGTTGTGTATGAAAACGAACGCAAATTTGATTTGGTGGTTCGCTTAGACAGCACACACCGCAACAACATTGACGATGTGAGCCATTTGTATATCCCAACTACCAACGGAACGCAAATTCCATTATCGCAAGTTGCGGAAATAAAAATGGAATTGGGTCCCGCACAAATTAGTCGTGAAGATGGCAAACGTAGAATTGTAGTAGGCTTTAATGTAAAGGGCAGAGATGTAGAAAGTGTTGTTACCGACATTCAAAAAGAACTGAGTGAAAAAGTAAAACTTCCCGAAGGATATTATTACACCTATGGAGGCACGTTTGAAAATCTGCAAGCAGCAAGCAAACGCCTGATGATTGCTTTGCCAGTAGCATTAGCACTCATTTTTATGTTACTCTATTTTACGTTTAGTTCAGTAAAACAAGCCACGCTTATTTATACAGCAATTCCAATGAGTGCAATAGGTGGTGTATTCGCTTTGCTCATTCGTGATATGCCATTCAGCATTTCGGCAGGTATCGGTTTTATTGCTTTGTTCGGTGTAGCTGTGCTAAACGGCATTGTGTTAATCGGAACTTTTAATCAATTAGAAAAAGACGGAATGACCAACATTTTAGAACGCATAAAAGAAGGAACAAAAATCCGTTTGCGACCTGTGTTAATGACTGCCACCGTTGCATCATTGGGCTTTTTACCAATGGCACTTTCGCACGGTGCAGGAGCAGAAGTGCAAAAACCTTTGGCAACGGTTGTGATAGGCGGTTTGCTTACAGCAACTTTCTTAACTCTGTTTGTTTTGCCTTTGCTGTATGTGATGTTTTCTAAAATCAAAAAGTCTAAAATAAAAGTTTCAGCCACAAGTATTTTAGTTTTTGTATTGCTTTCATTCAATGCTGCAAACGCCCAAACACCAACAACTAAACCCATTTCCGTTGAAGATGCCCTAAGCACAGCAATGAAAAATAATTTAGAAATTCAATCGCAACAACTCAATGTGCAATCTTCCACCCTATTGAAAAAATCGGTGTTTGAATTACCTAAAACGAATGTCAATTTACAATATGGGCAATATAATAGCATCAATCAGGATTTGGGTTTTCAAATCAATCAATCCATTCCGTTTCCAACTTACTATTCTGCAAAATCAGGTTTGTATAAAGCCGAATTGCAAGGTAGCCAATTGCAACAGCAAGCCACCGCCAACGAAATAAAAGCACAGGTGCAATATTGGTATTATCAGTTGCAGTATTTACAAACCACAAAAAAACAACTGCAATCCTTAGACAGTTTGTATAATGATTTTGTGAATGCAGCCGCTTTGCGATATAAAACAGGTGAAACAAATTTGTTGGAAAAAACCACAGCCGAAACCAAGCGTGGGCAGCTTTCTCTTTTGCTCAAACAAAACGAAACAGACTATTCAACCGCTTACAATTCGTTAAAAACGCTAATGAACACAAGAGAAGAATTTACGATTGAAAATAGCGGAAACTTCCAACCACTTGTAATGAGCAATTCGTTTGACACTACACTTATTGTAAATAATCCTTCATTAAAGGTATTGTATCAGCAAGCAGTTATTGCCGAGCAAAATAAAAAGGTAGAAACCGCATCTGCAATGCCCGATTTGAATGTGGGTTATTTCAACCAGTCATTAATTGGAGTGCAAAACATAAATGGTGCAGATGTAAATTTTGATGGTAGTAAACGCTTTCAAGGTTTTAATGTTGGGTTAAGTATTCCAATTACTTTTTTTAGCAACGCTTCAAAAGTAAAATCACTTAGCTATAAACAACAGGCTTTGCAAACTGAAGCCGACAATGGAAAGTTGATTTTACAAAGCCAATTGCAAAATGCTTTTCAGCAATACAACCAGAATTTGTCGCAATACAATTATTACAAATCAACAGCTTTGCCCAATGCAGAAATAATTATCAGCACCGCAAAAGTTGGTTTCAAAAGTGGCGACATTGGCTACATTGAATACTTGCAAGCCTTACAAACCGCTACCGATGTGCAGTTAAGTTATCTGCAATCCGTCAATCAAATTAACCAATCCATTATCAACATCAATTTCTTAATCAATAAATAA
- a CDS encoding efflux RND transporter periplasmic adaptor subunit, protein MKNIIFIAALATSIVFASCNSNKTETHGEETEHHDEHENTNTAMLTVEQMKSIKIELGSIEKKQLTASLKANGILKVPNQNRANATASLGGVIKSILVQTGNSVSKGQTIATISNNSFITMQEEFLSISSKAELAQLEFARQKELQQGNAGALKNLQSADAELKTLKARKASLQKQLELIGINTASLTSENIQSIVNITSPINGTISNVMVNIGSYVDANNPIAEIVDNSQLHLDLYVYEKDLQKLKVGQTIHFTLTNNPGKEYDADVYAISNTFEQNTKAIAVHAMVKGNKQGLIDGMSITALVSLENATVDAVPTNAIVNHEGQDYIFIVTDAHKEEEHHSEKETAEHKHDEHGHEHSEKEEPEHTEEGTTFEKIPIRKGTTDVGYSEITLLKEIPANSKVVVNGAFFILAKMNNKGEAHAH, encoded by the coding sequence ATGAAAAATATAATCTTCATAGCAGCCCTTGCAACATCCATAGTATTTGCATCCTGCAACAGCAATAAAACCGAAACGCACGGTGAAGAAACCGAGCATCACGATGAACACGAAAACACCAACACGGCAATGCTTACAGTCGAGCAAATGAAATCTATAAAAATAGAATTAGGCAGCATTGAGAAAAAGCAATTAACCGCCTCACTCAAAGCGAATGGAATTTTAAAAGTGCCTAATCAAAACAGGGCAAATGCAACAGCATCATTGGGCGGTGTAATAAAATCTATTTTGGTGCAAACAGGTAATTCGGTGAGCAAAGGACAAACAATTGCTACCATTTCAAACAATTCTTTTATCACAATGCAAGAGGAGTTTTTAAGTATTTCTTCAAAAGCAGAATTGGCACAATTGGAATTTGCCCGACAAAAAGAATTGCAACAAGGCAATGCAGGAGCATTAAAGAATTTGCAATCTGCCGATGCAGAACTTAAAACCTTGAAAGCCCGAAAAGCGAGTTTGCAAAAGCAGTTAGAACTTATTGGTATCAACACCGCTTCACTCACAAGCGAAAACATTCAATCAATCGTAAACATTACAAGCCCCATAAACGGCACAATCAGCAATGTGATGGTAAACATTGGCAGCTATGTAGATGCAAACAATCCTATTGCCGAAATAGTGGACAATAGCCAACTACATTTAGATTTATATGTATATGAAAAAGATTTACAGAAACTAAAAGTGGGGCAAACCATACATTTTACGCTTACCAACAATCCAGGCAAAGAATACGATGCAGATGTTTACGCCATTAGCAACACCTTTGAGCAAAACACCAAAGCCATTGCCGTTCACGCAATGGTAAAAGGCAACAAACAAGGCTTGATTGACGGAATGAGCATTACCGCCTTAGTAAGTTTAGAAAATGCTACTGTTGATGCAGTTCCAACCAACGCCATTGTAAACCACGAAGGGCAGGACTATATTTTTATTGTTACCGATGCTCATAAGGAAGAAGAACATCATTCGGAAAAAGAAACTGCCGAACACAAGCACGATGAACACGGACACGAACACAGCGAAAAAGAAGAACCCGAACATACAGAAGAAGGAACAACCTTTGAAAAAATTCCCATCCGAAAAGGCACTACCGATGTAGGTTACAGCGAAATTACTTTACTAAAAGAAATTCCTGCAAACAGCAAAGTAGTAGTGAACGGAGCTTTTTTCATCTTAGCTAAAATGAATAATAAAGGCGAAGCACACGCACATTAA
- the cadA gene encoding cadmium-translocating P-type ATPase: MKLPINDKKFIFLLSAIIIVVALEILSIIGIHIPMPYAPFVFAAFILGIGYNVLWNGVKAIFKLQFSSINLLMTIAVIGAFYLGEYPEAAVVIVLYVLGERLEDIGIENSKSALDELVSKAPKTAFVKSQNENVPIDKIAVGTIIQVKAGEMIPLDGKIISGETTVDEAAITGEPIPKDKHTGDNLFAGTLNKNGFIEMETTKLSVDTTFSKIIRLTFEAQGNKSETQKFIQQFSKYYTPSIIAMAILVFVIPVFAMQLDFNHWLQQAITLLVIACPCALVISTPVAIYAAIGNASAKGALVKGGKYIEALASIKAIALDKTRTITFGNPIVSDVFPLNGTSREELLACTAGAEIFSEHPLAQAIVDASKKEGFEPHKTEGFKSIMGKGATAKCLVCEDETIYVGKLDFIKEHQPVDKEAEKIVAELSAQGKTSVVVSFGEGVAGVIGLMDEIKPDSAAALKEIEAMNIEPIMLTGDSEKAANYVAQQVGIKKIFGNMLPENKADKIKELLQQYKFVAMVGDGINDAPALAQSTVGIAMGAAGSDTAIETANIALMNDKLSLIPFLIQLSKKTLRRIKFNTIGAIAVKLIFITLAFIGYSNLVFAIAADVGVTLIVILTSLRLMNYKG; this comes from the coding sequence ATGAAACTACCAATCAACGACAAAAAATTTATTTTTCTTCTTTCTGCAATCATAATAGTGGTGGCGTTAGAAATTTTATCCATAATCGGCATACACATACCTATGCCTTATGCTCCCTTCGTATTTGCTGCATTCATTCTCGGCATTGGCTACAATGTTTTATGGAACGGAGTAAAAGCAATCTTCAAACTCCAATTTAGCAGCATCAATTTACTAATGACCATTGCTGTAATCGGTGCATTTTATCTGGGCGAATATCCCGAAGCAGCAGTTGTAATAGTGCTATATGTTTTAGGCGAACGCTTAGAAGATATTGGAATAGAAAATTCAAAATCTGCATTAGATGAATTGGTGAGCAAAGCACCAAAGACCGCTTTTGTAAAATCTCAAAATGAGAATGTTCCTATTGATAAAATTGCAGTCGGCACAATCATTCAGGTGAAAGCAGGTGAAATGATACCGTTGGACGGCAAAATTATTTCAGGCGAAACAACTGTTGATGAAGCCGCCATTACAGGCGAACCAATTCCAAAAGACAAACACACAGGCGACAATCTTTTTGCAGGAACACTAAACAAAAATGGTTTCATAGAAATGGAAACAACAAAACTTTCTGTTGATACCACTTTCTCAAAAATCATTCGCCTAACTTTTGAAGCACAAGGCAACAAAAGTGAAACACAAAAATTCATTCAGCAATTTTCAAAGTATTACACACCGTCAATTATTGCAATGGCAATTTTAGTTTTTGTCATTCCTGTATTTGCAATGCAATTAGATTTTAACCATTGGTTGCAACAAGCCATTACACTTTTAGTAATCGCTTGTCCTTGTGCATTGGTCATATCAACACCTGTAGCCATTTACGCAGCAATCGGAAACGCATCAGCAAAAGGAGCATTAGTAAAGGGCGGAAAATACATTGAAGCATTGGCAAGCATCAAAGCAATTGCATTAGATAAAACACGAACCATTACTTTTGGAAATCCGATTGTATCAGATGTATTTCCTTTAAACGGAACAAGCCGTGAAGAACTTTTGGCTTGCACCGCAGGAGCAGAAATATTCAGCGAACACCCATTAGCCCAAGCTATTGTTGATGCAAGTAAAAAAGAAGGATTTGAACCACACAAAACCGAAGGTTTCAAAAGCATTATGGGCAAAGGTGCAACCGCAAAATGTTTGGTGTGTGAAGACGAAACAATTTATGTAGGCAAGTTAGATTTCATAAAAGAACATCAACCCGTTGACAAAGAAGCCGAGAAAATTGTAGCAGAACTTTCAGCACAAGGCAAAACAAGTGTAGTCGTAAGTTTTGGCGAAGGTGTAGCAGGTGTCATTGGTTTAATGGACGAAATAAAACCCGACAGTGCAGCAGCATTGAAGGAAATAGAAGCAATGAACATAGAACCTATTATGCTTACAGGCGACAGCGAAAAAGCAGCAAACTATGTAGCCCAACAAGTAGGTATTAAAAAAATATTCGGCAATATGTTACCCGAAAACAAAGCCGACAAAATCAAAGAACTTTTGCAACAATATAAATTTGTAGCAATGGTAGGCGATGGCATAAACGATGCTCCTGCCCTTGCACAAAGCACCGTAGGTATAGCAATGGGAGCAGCAGGAAGCGACACGGCAATAGAAACTGCAAACATTGCATTGATGAACGACAAACTTTCACTCATTCCGTTTCTCATTCAGTTAAGTAAAAAAACATTGAGAAGAATAAAATTCAACACCATCGGAGCAATAGCGGTAAAATTGATATTCATAACACTTGCATTTATTGGTTACAGCAATTTGGTTTTCGCCATAGCAGCAGACGTAGGAGTAACACTAATTGTAATTTTGACAAGTTTACGACTGATGAATTACAAAGGATAA
- a CDS encoding PIN domain-containing protein, with protein MKQRIYIDTSVFGGHFDEEFAEHTIPLFERLKNNEFILLFSTVTQDELETAPQNVKELVKSIKVDNTEFLETTIEAIDLATDYISEKVVGQTSFADCLHIALATINRADFLISWNFKHIVNVERIRGYNSINIKNGYKQLEIRSPREFEKYEDD; from the coding sequence ATGAAACAACGAATTTATATTGACACTTCTGTTTTCGGTGGACACTTTGACGAAGAGTTTGCTGAACATACAATTCCGCTGTTCGAAAGACTGAAAAACAATGAATTTATTTTACTTTTTTCTACAGTAACACAAGACGAATTAGAAACCGCTCCACAAAATGTAAAAGAACTTGTAAAAAGTATAAAGGTTGACAACACTGAATTTCTTGAGACAACAATTGAAGCTATTGACCTCGCAACAGATTATATTTCTGAAAAGGTAGTTGGACAAACAAGTTTTGCAGATTGTTTACATATTGCATTAGCGACAATAAATCGTGCAGACTTTTTAATAAGTTGGAATTTTAAACACATAGTAAATGTGGAAAGAATTCGTGGTTACAATTCTATAAACATTAAAAACGGTTATAAACAATTAGAAATACGTTCACCAAGAGAATTTGAAAAATATGAAGACGACTGA
- a CDS encoding DnaJ domain-containing protein has translation MKDYYYILGLKKGASLEEVKKAYRKLSLKFHPDKNDGDEFFTERFKEIQEAYETLVDSQK, from the coding sequence ATGAAAGATTACTACTATATTCTTGGTTTAAAAAAAGGAGCATCTCTTGAAGAGGTAAAGAAAGCGTACAGAAAACTTTCGCTCAAATTTCATCCTGACAAAAATGATGGTGATGAGTTTTTTACCGAACGGTTTAAAGAAATACAAGAAGCCTATGAAACATTAGTTGACAGTCAGAAATGA
- a CDS encoding DUF1016 family protein yields the protein MSSQIENKLFERQGKAINNFDNTIPAIDSDLAKETFKCSYVFDFLTLSEEAKEKDVERALMQHLKKFMLELGRGFAYVGNQYNLVVEDDDYFWTCFSTTFI from the coding sequence TTGTCATCACAAATTGAGAACAAACTTTTTGAACGACAGGGCAAAGCCATCAACAATTTTGATAATACTATACCTGCTATTGATTCTGATTTAGCCAAAGAAACATTTAAATGTTCTTATGTTTTTGACTTTCTCACACTAAGCGAAGAAGCAAAAGAAAAAGATGTTGAACGGGCTTTGATGCAGCATCTCAAAAAATTTATGTTGGAACTTGGACGGGGTTTTGCTTATGTAGGCAACCAATATAATTTAGTAGTGGAAGACGATGACTATTTTTGGACTTGCTTTTCTACAACATTCATTTGA
- a CDS encoding DUF1016 family protein, with protein MKCYVVFELKVGDFKPEFTGKLNFYTNTVNEEIKNKDDKPTIGILLCKTPNKTVVKYSLQGIKSPIGVSDYQFANALPKQLKGEMPTIEELEKEIEEGYTEMQKPVDKKIGQLKELIKGLKQPPVKEKRTAENCERILNKVVFFLRNSITKQLEEKDIAEKFEEIEVMVWTDGQGHKTDTAVKNYLKEHKEVGEFRIELRFNGFIPAGIKAFNIWKDLSVVTTKYNYTIGFDRNQQNNLLEKLYHQLPDKKEFENIMDKWMEGIVDNITQQLDLIKQRAN; from the coding sequence TTGAAATGCTATGTTGTGTTTGAATTAAAAGTTGGTGACTTCAAACCCGAGTTTACAGGCAAACTGAATTTCTACACCAACACTGTCAACGAAGAAATAAAAAACAAAGACGATAAACCCACAATTGGAATTTTGCTTTGCAAAACACCAAACAAAACGGTTGTAAAATATTCGTTGCAAGGAATTAAATCCCCTATCGGAGTTTCTGATTATCAATTTGCAAACGCATTGCCTAAACAGTTGAAAGGCGAAATGCCAACGATTGAAGAATTGGAAAAAGAAATTGAAGAAGGATATACTGAAATGCAGAAGCCCGTTGACAAAAAAATTGGGCAACTAAAAGAGTTGATAAAGGGATTGAAGCAGCCGCCAGTAAAGGAAAAAAGAACTGCTGAAAATTGCGAACGCATTTTGAACAAAGTAGTTTTCTTTTTACGCAACAGCATTACAAAGCAATTAGAAGAAAAAGATATTGCTGAAAAGTTTGAAGAAATTGAAGTGATGGTGTGGACAGATGGACAAGGGCATAAAACTGATACAGCCGTTAAAAATTATTTGAAAGAACATAAAGAAGTTGGTGAGTTTAGAATTGAGTTACGCTTCAACGGTTTTATTCCAGCAGGAATAAAAGCGTTTAACATTTGGAAAGACCTTTCAGTTGTAACAACTAAATACAACTACACCATTGGCTTTGACCGCAACCAACAAAACAATTTGTTGGAAAAACTTTACCATCAATTGCCTGATAAAAAAGAATTTGAAAACATAATGGACAAATGGATGGAAGGCATAGTAGATAACATTACGCAACAGTTGGACTTAATAAAACAAAGAGCCAATTGA
- a CDS encoding T9SS type A sorting domain-containing protein: MKKQIYLIILLLTCRICNAQNLVPNGDFEGYSGCPGGLNEIANAVPWFCPTSICSSDYFNQCSVNPFSGVPSNWSGDGYQFAHSGAGYSGVFLWHSGGTTSYREYIEVPFASALVAGQCYHFEMFINLFNPSGFASDDIGVYFSNTLLTGYNFYGTLPFTPQLNNTNGNMPDTLNWVSVNGNYIASGGESYLTIGNYKDDSQTTMTQINTSGYALTYIYIDDVCLTLCGSTCTTGLEEQNIKEEIKIYPNPLDNKLNITISNHEFSEIIIYDIASRKLLQEKFTNSISINTEQLAKGIYLYEVRNKNGVIKKGKVVKD, translated from the coding sequence ATGAAAAAACAAATCTACTTAATCATTTTGCTGTTGACTTGCAGAATTTGTAATGCGCAAAATTTAGTTCCGAATGGGGATTTTGAGGGGTATTCGGGGTGCCCGGGTGGTTTAAATGAGATTGCCAATGCAGTTCCCTGGTTTTGTCCTACATCAATTTGTTCATCTGATTATTTTAATCAATGCTCTGTAAATCCTTTTTCAGGTGTCCCTTCTAATTGGTCGGGGGATGGCTACCAATTTGCACACAGCGGAGCTGGATATTCAGGTGTTTTTTTATGGCATTCAGGCGGCACTACAAGTTATCGAGAATATATTGAAGTTCCATTTGCATCAGCATTAGTGGCTGGTCAATGCTACCATTTCGAAATGTTCATTAACCTATTTAATCCATCCGGTTTTGCATCAGACGATATTGGTGTTTATTTTTCTAATACACTTTTAACAGGTTACAATTTTTATGGAACCTTGCCATTTACACCCCAACTTAACAATACAAACGGAAATATGCCTGATACCCTAAACTGGGTTTCTGTTAACGGAAATTATATAGCTTCGGGTGGAGAAAGTTATCTGACAATTGGGAATTATAAAGACGATTCTCAAACCACAATGACTCAGATAAATACATCTGGCTATGCACTTACATATATTTATATTGACGATGTATGCCTTACCCTATGTGGTTCTACTTGCACTACTGGGTTGGAAGAACAAAACATAAAAGAAGAAATAAAAATCTATCCCAATCCTTTAGACAATAAATTAAATATAACAATAAGCAATCACGAGTTTTCAGAAATAATTATTTATGACATTGCTTCGAGGAAATTATTGCAAGAGAAATTTACAAATTCAATTTCAATAAACACCGAACAACTTGCAAAGGGTATTTATCTTTACGAAGTGAGAAACAAAAACGGAGTGATTAAGAAAGGAAAGGTTGTGAAAGATTGA